AGGAGGTGGAAAGGAATTATTACTGAACAGTAGAAGGTAAGTTGTTCCCATACTTTTAAAGAAGTCACATACACAAAATGCTATAAACAGTAGCCTTAAAAAATAAACAACACAATAGTAAGCAGAAAGTCAtgaccagggccgcccagagtaattaaggggcccagggcaaagagttaaagtggggtcccagaggcaaggaggtttccattctgaatcacaacttcacccaagctataagttgaagaccaaaaaaaaaaaggtcacaacctcttgacaatgacaataactaccactcaacaaccatatctccttatctataagtgtcctacaaaccttcagcacttgtgctgtaaacagggccgcccagagaaattaaggggcccagggcaaagagttaaagtggggccttcacccaagttgtaaggtgaagaccaaaaaaaaggtcacaacctgctggcagtgacaataactacccatcaccaaccatatctccttatctataagcttgctacactgctcctctgaagaatactgtgactgctctattagagtatttagatctgactgctctattagagtatatcgatcttttaaacaggtattcagggggcccttcatggggcctcctggggcccctttcagggtggggcccggggcaaaatgccccagttgcccccccccccccccctgtgggtggccctggTCATGACTAAAGTTGTGATGACACTACCAAGACTGTAACAACAGGTATATGCCATTTTCAGGAACAATGGTGAGGCCCAACTTCCGTTTCAATGGTATCTGTGACATGACAAGTATTGTCTACAACCCACTAGTATGATGTGTAACAAACCTCTGTGTCAGCACATGCAACAAACTTCATCTGTCTGATTATAGGGAGCAGTAGCATCTTTGCCTCAAGCATCGCAAATCGTAGACCAATACAATTTTGAGGGCCAGCACCAAACAGTAAAAAGGCACAAGGATGCCTTTTTTGCTTCTCTCCTGGTAAGAACCTACCGTATTGATGGTATAGCATATATggttgcacacacacacacaataccttTCAGGGATAAATTTATCAGGTTCTGGCCACAGTTCTGGATTACGGTGAATGTACTCAATGGGAACCTCAATGAGGCTTCCTTTAGGAATCATCACATTGTTAATGACGACTGTTTCAAGAGCTATCCTAGTTGTCCTATATAATAAACCACAACACTCACAAATATATTTTATCATCCAATGcacaatacaaaactacaaCAACTATAACTTACCTAGGTACAGGAGGATAGAATCTCAATGACTCACACAACACCATATCTAAATACTGCACACCTTGACAAGCTTCATAAGTTGCAGCAGTCTACAGATCAGATGTGATCTTGTAAATTCAATATTAACAGCTCTACTACGTACAGTGAAATTGAACATTCATTTGGATGGTA
The Dysidea avara chromosome 7, odDysAvar1.4, whole genome shotgun sequence genome window above contains:
- the LOC136262028 gene encoding cytochrome P450 3A19-like, which encodes MNGTQRRTLTAATYEACQGVQYLDMVLCESLRFYPPVPRTTRIALETVVINNVMIPKGSLIEVPIEYIHRNPELWPEPDKFIPERFLPGEKQKRHPCAFLLFGAGPQNCIGLRFAMLEAKMLLLPIIRQMKFVACADTEIPLKRKLGLTIVPENGIYLLLQSW